Proteins encoded in a region of the Oscarella lobularis chromosome 5, ooOscLobu1.1, whole genome shotgun sequence genome:
- the LOC136187675 gene encoding uncharacterized protein isoform X1, producing MNEDEFFFAIAIGDEDVVSRFIRNHPERWKEAANELGYRSLHFALDAKTAEFLISAGASLEAADKWGRTPFLCAVLNGASAVLAVLAEHGCNISAKDEEGNGALAIASWTGQLDRAKQLVELGLEVNGRNENGYTSLHWASQKGNADIAEFLITSGANLEAVDNWGLTPFLRAVFNGESLIVAVLVEHGCNISAKTKNGSGALAIASGRGQSDICGQLLELGLRVDDRDGYGYTSLHWASQEGQAETSKFLLSAGASLEAVDEWGYTPLLCAVHLGQSAVVAVLIEHGCNIFAEEKNGIGALAFASGTGALECVKQLIECGVNVDHRNKDGYTPLHWACQEGRVEVAEILISTGASLEAVDEWGCTPFLRAVMKNKSVVAAALFERGCNVSAKDKEGNGALAFASHEGFLNLVQKLVLIGISVNEAHQDHFTSLHWACREGRAETAKYLVSAGADIDATNKFGRTPLAEAQAHNHDFVVDYLLNFVSETAAKRRRYELEGGVDEDFNLINGETSESSDEEASLSGQEREVRFQEIYDDALKCGSVTVNRSRVIVTGQDGAGKSCLVDSLLNKPFEKDKASTEGAAVAMTHTATSGWIATDSKDHLDPLIAQGVYSSMNQQRSINLPEGQHVDRSLQNVSTESAIAEAAVADSGLHTSSPELSSAPPPEELGKDLKAVGIEAKALTPNQQELVSTFLVNKPSEEDLKRQSLGVRDIWDLGGQEIYLATHSALMPENETFCLTMYMVVMDISKSLSDKAESFHRSSKGEVVDQTNELGWIRTNGDFPFYWFGSITAAHEETTRDSHWLGEDEEVDSPPVFAIGSHRDVLDSDENRFPNSTAVNEWLLRQGDLLEHLLMDSEFVKHIVLPKKHEDANDDENFREMTHFVKRIFLIDNSVSGSDSPCKTVNEIRTRVDRMTSNYWRRQKKQPLFWVYLEILLFRWKEIMKTVVAKVDEVIKLAQHRSICNISRHDEVLVALKYLANVGAILYYPEIDDLKNFVFTSPTWVIKAMSAFVTAAKPGPRMEPKWNTLKQTGVMSMDLMDYRLKQMREASDFATDLDLEDENRLIVRLLQLLDVITPVAGSPPSEFYVPSMLQPFFLYPRTYWEGHSRSPPFPAPLIVIPIKLKFFPECLYFRLVTRFLKMYPKNPELSRHQCVFLVEDKDSTAEVEIELLYHSRGNWVALTVHYVNEDDVAKTSSFFLQSIKEQLCRKMKKICYQGMGGFDYSICCQLEEAVRREKHLDINLKNLPVLCAKKASKYCPTDGKLYNKFGKRVPVDPEDFSRINCWFGVQPIDDLLRSIQGALPEVIDECLIRVVATLAETQWQKLALCLGRKGHAIPQYKEKSSEDAIRAAIVIEDWCAERGPSAATVIRLIRACEKCGIHRDHIASAYKEEL from the exons ATGAACGAAGACG AGTTCTTCTTCGCTATTGCGATTGGTGATGAAGATGTCGTGTCTCGATTTATCCGAAACCATCCGGAAAGGTGGAAAGAAGCTGCGAACGAA CTGGGATATAGATCACTTCATTTTGCTCTGGACGCTAAAACTGCAGAGTTTCTaatttcagctggagctaGTTTGGAGGCTGCAGATAAG TGGGGACGTACACCTTTTCTTTGCGCCGTTTTGAACGGAGCATCAGCCGTCCTGGCTGTTCTCGCTGAGCATGGCTGCAACATTTCTGCAAAAGACGAA GAGGGTAATGGAGCCTTGGCCATTGCGAGTTGGACAGGTCAGTTGGACAGGGCCAAACAACTCGTTGAATTGGGGTTAGAAGTCAATGGACGTAACGAG AATGGTTATACTTCACTGCATTGGGCGAGTCAGAAAGGAAATGCTGATATCGCCGAGTTTCTGATTACATCTGGAGCTAATTTGGAGGCTGTAGATAAT TGGGGACTTacaccttttcttcgcgccGTTTTCAACGGAGAATCGTTGATTGTGGCTGTTCTCGTTGAACATGGGTGCAATATTTCTGCAAAAACCAAA AATGGCAGCGGAGCCTTAGCAATTGCTAGTGGAAGAGGTCAATCGGACATTTGCGGACAACTCCTTGAATTAGGGTTGAGGGTTGATGATCGTGATGGG TATGGTTATACTTCACTACATTGGGCGTCTCAGGAAGGACAGGCAGAAACTTCCAAGTTTTTACTTTCAGCTGGAGCTAGTTTGGAGGCTGTAGATGAG TGGGGATATACACCTTTACTTTGTGCAGTTCATCTAGGACAATCAGCAGTTGTGGCTGTTCTCATTGAGCATGGCTGCAACATTTttgcagaagagaaa AATGGTATCGGAGCCTTGGCATTTGCTAGTGGGACAGGTGCGTTGGAGTGTGTCAAACAACTCATTGAATGCGGGGTAAATGTAGATCATCGTAATAAG GATGGCTATACTCCACTACATTGGGCGTGTCAGGAAGGACGTGTTGAAGTTGCCGAAATTCTGATTTCAACTGGAGCTAGTTTGGAGGCTGTGGATGAG TGGGGATGCacaccttttcttcgcgccGTTATGAAGAACAAATCAGTAGTCGCGGCTGCTCTCTTTGAGCGTGGCTGCAACGTTTCTGCAAAAGACAAG GAAGGTAATGGAGCTCTGGCATTTGCAAGTCACGAAGGTTTTTTGAACCTTGTACAAAAACTTGTCCTAATAGGAATCAGCGTCAATGAAGCTCACCAG GATCACTTCACCTCTCTTCATTGGGCGTGTCGAGAAGGACGTGCTGAAACCGCCAAATATTTGGTTTCTGCTGGCGCTGATATTGACGCAACTAATAAA TTTGGTAGGACACCTCTTGCTGAAGCGCAAGCACACAATCACGATTTCGTCGTAGATTATTTGCTAAATTTCGTTAGCGAAACTGCAGCGAAAAGACGCAGATACGAACTAGAG GGTGGCGTTGACGAAGACTTCAACCTGATAAACGGTGAGACGTCTGAGTCCTCTGATGAAGAAGCGTCTTTGTCGGGccaagaaagagaagtcCGTTTTCAAGAAATTTACGACGATGCTCTAAAGTGCGGCTCAGTGACTGTAAATCGTTCTCGTGTAATTGTCACTGGCCAAGACGGGGCGGGAAAATCGTGTCTTGTCGATTCTCTTCTGAACAAGCCATTTGAGAAAGACAAAGCGAGCACAGAAGGAGCGGCCGTCGCAATGACGCACACAGCCACTAGCGGCTGGATAGCGACAGACAGCAAGGACCACTTAGATCCTCTCATCGCACAAGGAGTTTATTCTTCAATGAATCAGCAGCGGTCCATCAACTTGCCTGAGGGGCAACATGTTGACAGGTCCTTACAAAACGTTAGCACCGAATCAGCCATAGCAGAAGCTGCAGTAGCAGATTCAGGACTTCACACTTCTTCACCGGAACTGTCGTCAGCACCTCCACCGGAAGAATTAGGAAAAGATTTGAAAGCGGTTGGAATAGAAGCAAAAGCGCTTACGCCTAATCAGCAAGAGTTGGTGAGCACTTTTCTCGTGAATAAACCGAGTGAAGAAGATCTCAAAAGACAAAGCCTGGGCGTTCGTGATATATGGGATTTGGGTGGACAAGAAATTTATCTCGCTACGCATTCGGCTCTCATGCCAGAGAACGAAACGTTTTGTTTGACTATGTACATGGTCGTAATGGACATTTCTAAATCGCTGTCCGACAAAGCAGAATCGTTtcatcgatcgtcgaaggGCGAAGTAGTGGACCAGACGAACGAACTGGGCTGGATCCGCACAAACGGAGACTTTCCCTTCTACTGGTTCGGCTCGATCACAGCGGCCCACGAAGAGACAACGAGAGACAGTCATTGGCTGGGCGAGGACGAAGAGGTCGATTCTCCTCCTGTCTTTGCAATTGGTTCTCACAGAGACGTGTTGGACAGCGACGAGAATCGTTTTCCAAATTCAACCGCTGTCAATGAATGGCTTTTGCGCCAAGGAGATCTCCTTGAGCATCTTCTTATGGACAGCGAATTTGTTAAGCACATTGTTCTGCCAAAGAAACACGAGGACGCAAACGATGATGAAAATTTCCGAGAGATGACTCACTTCGTTAAGAGAATCTTTTTAATAGACAATTCGGTGTCCGGTTCGGATTCTCCTTGCAAAACTGTTAATGAAATTCGAACACGAGTTGACCGCATGACATCGAATTATTGGAGACGACAGAAGAAGCAGCCCTTGTTTTGGGTCTACCTCGAAATTCTTCTATTCCGGTGGAAGGAAATCATGAAAACAGTTGTGGCTAAAGTTGACGAAGTAATTAAACTTGCTCAGCATCGAAGTATCTGCAATATTAGCCGTCACGATGAAGTCCTTGTGGCGCTGAAGTATCTTGCCAATGTTGGAGCAATTCTCTATTACCCAGAAATAgatgatttgaaaaatttcgttttcactAGTCCGACGTGGGTAATCAAAGCGATGTCAGCATTTGTCACGGCAGCAAAGCCAGGTCCACGGATGGAGCCGAAGTGGAACACACTGAAACAAACAGGTGTGATGTCCATGGACTTGATGGATTATCGCCTAAAGCAAATGCGGGAGGCTAGCGATTTTGCTACCGATCTAGAtcttgaagacgaaaatAGACTAATTGTGCGACTTCTACAgcttcttgacgtcatcacgccAGTTGCAGGATCGCCCCCAAGTGAATTTTATGTTCCGTCGATGCTACAACCGTTCTTTCTGTATCCTCGTACTTACTGGGAAGGGCACAGTCGCTCGCCTCCTTTTCCCGCTCCACTAATTGTCATTCCAATTAAATTGAAGTTTTTTCCGGAATGCCTCTACTTCCGTCTAGTCACACGCTTTCTGAAAATGTATCCAAAAAACCCGGAACTCTCTCGTCATCAGTGCGTCTTTCTAGTAGAAGACAAAGACTCTACTGCAGAAG ttgaaattgaattgctGTATCACAGTCGAGGCAATTGGGTTGCTCTGACAGTTCATTACGtcaatgaagacgacgttgctAAAACaagctctttctttttgcagtcAATCAAAGAGCAACTGTGCcgaaagatgaagaaaatctgCTACCAGGGCATGGGAGGCTTCGATTATAGCATATGCTGTCAGTTAGAAGAAGCCGTCCGCAGAGAAAAACACTTGGATATTAATCTCAAGAACCTTCCAGTACTTTGTGCGAAGAAGGCGTCAAAGTACTGTCCAACAGATGGCAAACTGTACAATAAGTTTGGGAAACGAGTACCAGTAGATCCGGAAGACTTTAGCAGAATTAATTGTTGGTTTGGGGTGCAGCCCATCGATGATTTATTACGGTCGATTCAAG GTGCTCTTCCTGAagtgatcgacgaatgtctgATTCGCGTCGTTGCAACCCTTGCAGAAACGCAGTGGCAAAAGTTAGCTCTTTGTTTAGGACGTAAAGGTCACGCCATACCGCAGTACAAGGAAAAGTCTAGCGAAGATGCCATTAGGGCCGCGATTGTTATAGAGGATTGGTGTGCAGAACGCGGTCCTTCAGCAGCAACGGTAATTAGGCTTATTCGAGCTTGTGAAAAGTGCGGAATTCACAGAGATCATATTGCAAGCGCTTACAAGGAAGAGCTGTGA
- the LOC136187675 gene encoding uncharacterized protein isoform X2 → MKNKSVVAAALFERGCNVSAKDKEGNGALAFASHEGFLNLVQKLVLIGISVNEAHQDHFTSLHWACREGRAETAKYLVSAGADIDATNKFGRTPLAEAQAHNHDFVVDYLLNFVSETAAKRRRYELEGGVDEDFNLINGETSESSDEEASLSGQEREVRFQEIYDDALKCGSVTVNRSRVIVTGQDGAGKSCLVDSLLNKPFEKDKASTEGAAVAMTHTATSGWIATDSKDHLDPLIAQGVYSSMNQQRSINLPEGQHVDRSLQNVSTESAIAEAAVADSGLHTSSPELSSAPPPEELGKDLKAVGIEAKALTPNQQELVSTFLVNKPSEEDLKRQSLGVRDIWDLGGQEIYLATHSALMPENETFCLTMYMVVMDISKSLSDKAESFHRSSKGEVVDQTNELGWIRTNGDFPFYWFGSITAAHEETTRDSHWLGEDEEVDSPPVFAIGSHRDVLDSDENRFPNSTAVNEWLLRQGDLLEHLLMDSEFVKHIVLPKKHEDANDDENFREMTHFVKRIFLIDNSVSGSDSPCKTVNEIRTRVDRMTSNYWRRQKKQPLFWVYLEILLFRWKEIMKTVVAKVDEVIKLAQHRSICNISRHDEVLVALKYLANVGAILYYPEIDDLKNFVFTSPTWVIKAMSAFVTAAKPGPRMEPKWNTLKQTGVMSMDLMDYRLKQMREASDFATDLDLEDENRLIVRLLQLLDVITPVAGSPPSEFYVPSMLQPFFLYPRTYWEGHSRSPPFPAPLIVIPIKLKFFPECLYFRLVTRFLKMYPKNPELSRHQCVFLVEDKDSTAEVEIELLYHSRGNWVALTVHYVNEDDVAKTSSFFLQSIKEQLCRKMKKICYQGMGGFDYSICCQLEEAVRREKHLDINLKNLPVLCAKKASKYCPTDGKLYNKFGKRVPVDPEDFSRINCWFGVQPIDDLLRSIQGALPEVIDECLIRVVATLAETQWQKLALCLGRKGHAIPQYKEKSSEDAIRAAIVIEDWCAERGPSAATVIRLIRACEKCGIHRDHIASAYKEEL, encoded by the exons ATGAAGAACAAATCAGTAGTCGCGGCTGCTCTCTTTGAGCGTGGCTGCAACGTTTCTGCAAAAGACAAG GAAGGTAATGGAGCTCTGGCATTTGCAAGTCACGAAGGTTTTTTGAACCTTGTACAAAAACTTGTCCTAATAGGAATCAGCGTCAATGAAGCTCACCAG GATCACTTCACCTCTCTTCATTGGGCGTGTCGAGAAGGACGTGCTGAAACCGCCAAATATTTGGTTTCTGCTGGCGCTGATATTGACGCAACTAATAAA TTTGGTAGGACACCTCTTGCTGAAGCGCAAGCACACAATCACGATTTCGTCGTAGATTATTTGCTAAATTTCGTTAGCGAAACTGCAGCGAAAAGACGCAGATACGAACTAGAG GGTGGCGTTGACGAAGACTTCAACCTGATAAACGGTGAGACGTCTGAGTCCTCTGATGAAGAAGCGTCTTTGTCGGGccaagaaagagaagtcCGTTTTCAAGAAATTTACGACGATGCTCTAAAGTGCGGCTCAGTGACTGTAAATCGTTCTCGTGTAATTGTCACTGGCCAAGACGGGGCGGGAAAATCGTGTCTTGTCGATTCTCTTCTGAACAAGCCATTTGAGAAAGACAAAGCGAGCACAGAAGGAGCGGCCGTCGCAATGACGCACACAGCCACTAGCGGCTGGATAGCGACAGACAGCAAGGACCACTTAGATCCTCTCATCGCACAAGGAGTTTATTCTTCAATGAATCAGCAGCGGTCCATCAACTTGCCTGAGGGGCAACATGTTGACAGGTCCTTACAAAACGTTAGCACCGAATCAGCCATAGCAGAAGCTGCAGTAGCAGATTCAGGACTTCACACTTCTTCACCGGAACTGTCGTCAGCACCTCCACCGGAAGAATTAGGAAAAGATTTGAAAGCGGTTGGAATAGAAGCAAAAGCGCTTACGCCTAATCAGCAAGAGTTGGTGAGCACTTTTCTCGTGAATAAACCGAGTGAAGAAGATCTCAAAAGACAAAGCCTGGGCGTTCGTGATATATGGGATTTGGGTGGACAAGAAATTTATCTCGCTACGCATTCGGCTCTCATGCCAGAGAACGAAACGTTTTGTTTGACTATGTACATGGTCGTAATGGACATTTCTAAATCGCTGTCCGACAAAGCAGAATCGTTtcatcgatcgtcgaaggGCGAAGTAGTGGACCAGACGAACGAACTGGGCTGGATCCGCACAAACGGAGACTTTCCCTTCTACTGGTTCGGCTCGATCACAGCGGCCCACGAAGAGACAACGAGAGACAGTCATTGGCTGGGCGAGGACGAAGAGGTCGATTCTCCTCCTGTCTTTGCAATTGGTTCTCACAGAGACGTGTTGGACAGCGACGAGAATCGTTTTCCAAATTCAACCGCTGTCAATGAATGGCTTTTGCGCCAAGGAGATCTCCTTGAGCATCTTCTTATGGACAGCGAATTTGTTAAGCACATTGTTCTGCCAAAGAAACACGAGGACGCAAACGATGATGAAAATTTCCGAGAGATGACTCACTTCGTTAAGAGAATCTTTTTAATAGACAATTCGGTGTCCGGTTCGGATTCTCCTTGCAAAACTGTTAATGAAATTCGAACACGAGTTGACCGCATGACATCGAATTATTGGAGACGACAGAAGAAGCAGCCCTTGTTTTGGGTCTACCTCGAAATTCTTCTATTCCGGTGGAAGGAAATCATGAAAACAGTTGTGGCTAAAGTTGACGAAGTAATTAAACTTGCTCAGCATCGAAGTATCTGCAATATTAGCCGTCACGATGAAGTCCTTGTGGCGCTGAAGTATCTTGCCAATGTTGGAGCAATTCTCTATTACCCAGAAATAgatgatttgaaaaatttcgttttcactAGTCCGACGTGGGTAATCAAAGCGATGTCAGCATTTGTCACGGCAGCAAAGCCAGGTCCACGGATGGAGCCGAAGTGGAACACACTGAAACAAACAGGTGTGATGTCCATGGACTTGATGGATTATCGCCTAAAGCAAATGCGGGAGGCTAGCGATTTTGCTACCGATCTAGAtcttgaagacgaaaatAGACTAATTGTGCGACTTCTACAgcttcttgacgtcatcacgccAGTTGCAGGATCGCCCCCAAGTGAATTTTATGTTCCGTCGATGCTACAACCGTTCTTTCTGTATCCTCGTACTTACTGGGAAGGGCACAGTCGCTCGCCTCCTTTTCCCGCTCCACTAATTGTCATTCCAATTAAATTGAAGTTTTTTCCGGAATGCCTCTACTTCCGTCTAGTCACACGCTTTCTGAAAATGTATCCAAAAAACCCGGAACTCTCTCGTCATCAGTGCGTCTTTCTAGTAGAAGACAAAGACTCTACTGCAGAAG ttgaaattgaattgctGTATCACAGTCGAGGCAATTGGGTTGCTCTGACAGTTCATTACGtcaatgaagacgacgttgctAAAACaagctctttctttttgcagtcAATCAAAGAGCAACTGTGCcgaaagatgaagaaaatctgCTACCAGGGCATGGGAGGCTTCGATTATAGCATATGCTGTCAGTTAGAAGAAGCCGTCCGCAGAGAAAAACACTTGGATATTAATCTCAAGAACCTTCCAGTACTTTGTGCGAAGAAGGCGTCAAAGTACTGTCCAACAGATGGCAAACTGTACAATAAGTTTGGGAAACGAGTACCAGTAGATCCGGAAGACTTTAGCAGAATTAATTGTTGGTTTGGGGTGCAGCCCATCGATGATTTATTACGGTCGATTCAAG GTGCTCTTCCTGAagtgatcgacgaatgtctgATTCGCGTCGTTGCAACCCTTGCAGAAACGCAGTGGCAAAAGTTAGCTCTTTGTTTAGGACGTAAAGGTCACGCCATACCGCAGTACAAGGAAAAGTCTAGCGAAGATGCCATTAGGGCCGCGATTGTTATAGAGGATTGGTGTGCAGAACGCGGTCCTTCAGCAGCAACGGTAATTAGGCTTATTCGAGCTTGTGAAAAGTGCGGAATTCACAGAGATCATATTGCAAGCGCTTACAAGGAAGAGCTGTGA